A genomic stretch from Halalkalibacillus sediminis includes:
- the hemE gene encoding uroporphyrinogen decarboxylase, with protein MKSFNDTILRAYQGEKTSYTPLWFMRQAGRSQPEYRKLKEKYSLFEITHQPELCAYVTELPVQNYQTDAAILYKDIMSPLPPIGVDVEIKSGIGPVIHNPIRSMEDIERLGELDPKNDVPYVLQTIELLTKEKLNVPLIGFSGAPFTLASYMIEGGPSKQYNKTKAMMYGRPDLWFALMDKLGDLVITYTKAQIKSGAKAIQIFDSWVGAVNAPDYRMFIKPVMDRIFTELQKENVPTILFGIGANHLLLEFNDLPVTTVGLDWRTSVNEARAMGIQKSVQGNLDPAILLADWDVIEKRTKEILDQASDQPGYVFNLGHGVFPDIQPDTLKRLAAFVHEYTAK; from the coding sequence ATGAAATCGTTTAATGATACAATACTTCGTGCATATCAAGGGGAAAAGACATCTTATACTCCATTGTGGTTTATGAGGCAAGCTGGACGTTCCCAACCTGAATATCGTAAATTAAAAGAAAAATATTCACTATTTGAAATTACACACCAGCCAGAATTATGTGCATACGTTACCGAGTTGCCAGTTCAAAACTACCAAACTGATGCCGCAATCCTTTATAAAGACATCATGTCTCCTTTACCACCAATTGGAGTGGATGTAGAAATTAAATCAGGAATCGGTCCTGTCATTCACAATCCTATCCGGTCGATGGAAGACATCGAGCGACTTGGTGAACTTGATCCGAAAAATGATGTCCCATATGTTCTTCAAACAATCGAATTACTTACAAAGGAAAAACTGAATGTTCCATTGATCGGTTTCAGTGGAGCTCCATTTACTTTAGCTAGCTACATGATTGAAGGTGGACCTTCTAAACAATACAACAAAACGAAAGCGATGATGTATGGACGACCTGATCTTTGGTTTGCACTGATGGACAAGTTAGGTGATCTTGTAATCACTTATACAAAAGCCCAAATCAAATCAGGTGCTAAAGCGATTCAGATTTTTGACTCTTGGGTAGGAGCCGTAAATGCTCCTGATTACCGTATGTTCATCAAACCAGTTATGGACCGGATCTTTACTGAGTTGCAAAAAGAAAATGTTCCAACGATACTGTTCGGAATTGGAGCGAATCATCTTTTATTAGAATTCAATGATCTTCCTGTAACGACTGTCGGACTTGATTGGCGAACTTCGGTTAATGAAGCTCGTGCTATGGGGATTCAGAAATCTGTTCAAGGGAACTTGGACCCAGCAATTCTTTTAGCAGATTGGGATGTAATCGAGAAGAGAACGAAGGAAATTCTCGACCAAGCAAGTGATCAACCAGGCTATGTCTTCAATTTGGGGCATGGTGTGTTTCCAGATATACAACCAGATACACTAAAACGACTAGCAGCGTTTGTACATGAGTACACAGCAAAATAA
- a CDS encoding thiolase family protein, protein MREVVIVEAVRTPVGKRNGLLSEIRPDELAAKTLRELLNRSDIDPSLIEDVIMGCVTQSGEQASDIGRLASLIAGLPQEVPGTTIDRQCGSSQQAVHFASQAILSGDMDVVIAAGVESMSRVPMFSNLNGATMSPKLTEKYEMINQGLSAERIAEKWGFSRKQLDEFAYRSHLLALRAIDEGRFDKETFPIEVTMSDGTKQRMKIDEGPREDAHMDNISKLKPVFKEDGVIHAGNASQISDGSAALLLMSKEKAEELGYKPRFKVIARTVVGSDPTLMLTGPIPATKKVLEKAGLTIDDIDLFEVNEAFAPVPLAWLEETGADSKKLNVNGGAIALGHPLGASGAKLMTTMIHELERTGGRYGLQTMCEGHGMANATIIERLDQEEN, encoded by the coding sequence ATGCGAGAAGTAGTGATTGTTGAAGCAGTGCGTACACCAGTTGGAAAAAGAAATGGACTATTAAGTGAAATTAGACCTGATGAATTAGCAGCCAAAACCTTACGTGAGTTGTTGAATCGTTCAGATATCGACCCATCGTTAATTGAAGATGTCATTATGGGTTGTGTCACACAATCAGGTGAACAAGCTTCTGACATAGGGAGACTTGCCTCCCTGATTGCTGGACTACCACAGGAAGTCCCAGGTACGACGATCGACAGACAGTGTGGTTCCAGTCAACAAGCTGTACATTTTGCGTCACAAGCCATCCTTAGTGGCGATATGGACGTAGTGATTGCAGCAGGTGTTGAAAGTATGTCTAGAGTTCCGATGTTTTCAAACTTAAATGGGGCTACAATGAGTCCAAAGCTTACAGAAAAATACGAAATGATCAACCAAGGATTATCAGCTGAACGAATCGCAGAAAAATGGGGTTTTTCCCGAAAACAATTGGATGAATTCGCGTACCGTAGCCATTTACTGGCACTTAGAGCCATTGATGAAGGTCGTTTTGATAAAGAAACCTTTCCGATAGAAGTAACTATGAGTGATGGCACTAAGCAAAGGATGAAAATTGACGAAGGTCCACGCGAAGATGCGCACATGGACAACATCTCAAAACTCAAACCGGTCTTCAAAGAAGATGGCGTCATTCATGCAGGAAATGCTAGTCAGATTAGTGATGGTTCTGCAGCCCTTTTGCTGATGTCTAAAGAAAAGGCTGAAGAACTAGGTTACAAGCCACGATTTAAAGTGATCGCTCGAACCGTGGTTGGATCTGACCCAACTTTAATGCTAACAGGACCTATACCTGCAACTAAGAAAGTTTTAGAAAAAGCAGGTCTGACGATTGATGACATCGATTTATTCGAAGTAAATGAAGCATTCGCTCCTGTTCCATTGGCCTGGTTGGAGGAGACTGGTGCTGACTCTAAAAAATTGAATGTTAACGGTGGTGCTATTGCGTTAGGTCATCCTTTAGGAGCAAGTGGTGCAAAGCTGATGACTACGATGATTCATGAGCTTGAACGCACTGGTGGTAGATACGGTCTACAAACCATGTGTGAAGGACACGGCATGGCAAATGCGACAATAATTGAAAGATTGGACCAGGAGGAAAATTAA
- the hemY gene encoding protoporphyrinogen oxidase: MGKNKIVIIGGGITGLTAAYYLQKENIDAEITLIEQSDRLGGKIQTEEKDGFTIERGPDSILERKPAGKRLIEELGLADQIVHNATGQAFILSQDHLHPIPKGGFMGIPTKVTPYAFSSLFSISGKVAALKDLVRSRSEVEGDISVGQFFRRRLGNQVVDRLIHPLISGIYAGDIDRLSLMATFPNFYQLEQNHRSLMLGLKKTMPKKRGGAKSAFITLNGGLQKIVDALENELTSTNILRNTKVKHIEKNAQNYTIHLVDEEEVLDADHIVMTTPHQVTSKIFSQYDFMHKLMEVKNTSVANVVLAFNENAVHDLPNGTGFVVSRKEQYRMTACTWTHKKWPHTTPEGYVLMRVYVGKPGDEELIQESDEHIKSVVLEDLQSVIKIDGDPIFHMVTRWNEAMPQYTVGHLERLKELENKMAEKLPNVYLAGNAYRGVGIPDCMDQAVAIADGISKKIN, translated from the coding sequence ATGGGAAAGAATAAAATTGTAATCATCGGCGGTGGCATTACTGGGCTCACCGCCGCTTACTATTTACAAAAAGAAAATATTGATGCTGAGATTACTCTTATAGAACAGTCTGACAGGTTGGGTGGAAAAATTCAGACAGAAGAGAAAGATGGTTTTACCATAGAAAGAGGCCCGGATTCTATCTTAGAGCGTAAGCCTGCAGGAAAACGCTTGATCGAAGAATTAGGTTTAGCAGATCAAATTGTTCATAACGCTACAGGCCAAGCATTCATTTTATCTCAAGATCATCTCCACCCTATACCTAAAGGTGGCTTTATGGGAATTCCGACAAAAGTTACTCCTTATGCCTTTTCTTCTCTTTTTTCGATTTCTGGTAAAGTTGCTGCACTGAAAGACCTGGTTCGATCAAGGTCAGAAGTGGAAGGCGATATTTCTGTCGGTCAGTTTTTCCGTCGTCGTTTAGGTAATCAAGTGGTAGATAGATTGATTCACCCACTGATTTCCGGAATATATGCTGGTGACATCGATCGGTTAAGCTTGATGGCAACATTTCCGAACTTTTATCAATTGGAACAAAACCACCGTAGCCTGATGTTAGGACTCAAAAAAACGATGCCTAAAAAACGCGGAGGAGCCAAGAGTGCCTTCATTACCTTGAATGGTGGTTTGCAGAAAATCGTTGATGCTCTTGAAAATGAGTTAACTTCTACAAATATTTTACGTAATACAAAGGTCAAACATATTGAGAAGAATGCTCAAAACTATACGATTCACTTGGTAGATGAAGAAGAGGTATTAGACGCAGATCATATCGTTATGACTACGCCTCATCAAGTAACCTCGAAGATTTTCAGTCAATATGATTTTATGCATAAGTTGATGGAAGTGAAAAATACATCTGTAGCAAATGTGGTGCTAGCTTTTAATGAAAATGCTGTTCATGACCTGCCGAATGGAACAGGGTTCGTTGTTTCTCGAAAAGAACAGTACCGAATGACTGCATGCACTTGGACACACAAAAAGTGGCCACACACGACACCAGAAGGATATGTATTGATGCGTGTATATGTAGGGAAACCTGGAGATGAAGAGTTGATTCAAGAATCAGATGAACACATCAAATCTGTAGTTCTTGAAGATCTGCAATCTGTCATCAAGATTGATGGAGATCCGATTTTCCATATGGTTACTCGTTGGAATGAAGCAATGCCACAATATACAGTCGGTCATTTAGAAAGATTAAAAGAACTAGAAAATAAAATGGCTGAAAAACTACCCAATGTTTATTTAGCAGGGAACGCCTATCGTGGAGTAGGTATCCCTGACTGTATGGATCAAGCTGTGGCCATCGCTGATGGTATATCTAAAAAAATAAACTAA
- a CDS encoding transglycosylase domain-containing protein, whose translation MYELYAQKVYGVEVLTIMKRLREKVPRKWKWIAYSLIGLFILSIIGYLTILLGGRFVVDEKHFIFSESTVLQNEEGEEIIKLYDENRTYAPIESIPDHVKDAFVAIEDHRFYDHSGVDLQAILRAVYVDVVTWSKAEGASTITQQLVKNTSLTSDKSWLRKTKEAMGAIYLEQEKSKEEILEYYLNEIYFGHGIYGVEEAAQHFYSKPVSELDISEGAMLAALPKAPNNYSPLIDPEAALDRRNVVLSRMYELNMIDAETSIRARGKTLGLNQSEQEDQPFINSYIDIVLNEVEEDYHLSRNEIYTGGYEITIGLDLKAQEMAYKELQKDEYFQGSQGNIQSSVVIVNQSNGLIRAAIGGREYQRGDLNRVQVKRQPGSTLKPLVVYGPALEEGVYEPYSLVEDKQVDYDGYSPSNADGTYEGEMTLYDALLKSKNTPAVNILNELGVAHGKEYLNEVGIDLQEDGLAIALGGLEEGLTPLQLAGLYRTFYNQGEYIEPYSIVEVKGRDGNVLDVDRPEPEQLFSPQTSWYLTRMLEAVVNEGTGQDGSYPKALAGKTGSTQHPQVQGAYRDAWFIGYNPEYTISTWIGYDQANEDNYLTTGSSAPTRLSKAILSSLDETKDFSLSFERPEGVEELEDPVRLPTLTNFSADLSFGILDGLFIELTWDRASDERIEYHIYKNSGEEPTYVGKTTGKGRYKVQTLGFMNNPTFYVIPVNPLTGQEGEPSNTDSAY comes from the coding sequence GTGTATGAATTATATGCTCAAAAGGTTTACGGGGTGGAAGTATTGACAATCATGAAACGTCTTCGAGAAAAAGTTCCTAGAAAATGGAAGTGGATAGCGTATAGCTTAATAGGTTTATTCATACTGAGCATTATCGGTTATTTAACTATTCTATTAGGCGGACGATTTGTGGTTGATGAAAAACATTTTATCTTTTCAGAATCGACTGTTCTTCAAAATGAAGAGGGAGAAGAAATTATCAAGTTATACGACGAAAATCGTACATATGCACCGATTGAATCAATCCCTGACCATGTCAAAGATGCTTTTGTTGCTATTGAAGACCATCGTTTTTATGACCATAGTGGAGTGGACCTACAAGCTATTTTGCGTGCGGTTTACGTAGACGTAGTGACATGGAGTAAAGCTGAAGGAGCAAGCACGATTACTCAACAATTAGTTAAAAACACTTCTCTTACAAGTGATAAATCTTGGCTAAGAAAAACGAAAGAAGCGATGGGTGCGATTTATTTAGAACAAGAGAAGTCGAAGGAAGAGATACTGGAGTATTATTTGAATGAAATTTACTTCGGCCATGGAATATATGGGGTTGAAGAAGCGGCACAACATTTTTATTCGAAGCCTGTATCTGAACTAGACATTTCAGAGGGAGCAATGCTTGCTGCACTACCAAAAGCGCCTAATAATTATTCCCCTCTTATTGATCCTGAAGCAGCTTTGGATCGAAGGAATGTCGTATTATCTAGAATGTATGAACTAAATATGATCGATGCTGAAACGTCTATCAGAGCGCGTGGAAAAACATTAGGTTTGAATCAAAGTGAACAGGAAGATCAACCTTTTATTAATAGTTACATTGATATAGTGCTTAATGAGGTAGAAGAAGATTATCATCTATCTCGTAATGAAATATATACTGGTGGCTATGAGATTACTATAGGCTTAGATTTAAAAGCTCAAGAGATGGCCTATAAAGAGTTACAAAAGGATGAGTATTTTCAAGGTTCCCAAGGTAACATTCAGTCATCTGTCGTCATTGTAAATCAATCAAACGGTTTGATCCGAGCTGCTATTGGAGGCAGGGAATATCAACGAGGCGATTTGAACCGTGTGCAAGTTAAAAGGCAGCCAGGATCTACATTGAAACCTCTTGTCGTCTATGGGCCTGCACTTGAGGAGGGAGTATATGAACCTTACTCCCTTGTTGAGGACAAACAAGTAGACTATGATGGTTATTCACCGTCCAATGCAGATGGGACATATGAAGGTGAGATGACTCTTTACGATGCATTGCTTAAATCCAAAAATACACCTGCTGTTAATATTCTGAATGAACTGGGTGTGGCGCATGGTAAAGAGTATTTGAATGAGGTAGGAATTGACTTACAAGAGGATGGATTAGCAATAGCCCTTGGAGGTTTGGAAGAAGGGTTGACGCCTCTACAATTAGCCGGATTGTACCGTACATTTTACAACCAGGGGGAATATATTGAACCTTACAGTATTGTTGAAGTAAAAGGTAGGGACGGAAACGTATTGGATGTTGATCGCCCAGAACCTGAACAACTTTTTTCACCACAAACCTCTTGGTATCTGACCCGTATGCTAGAAGCAGTAGTTAATGAAGGGACCGGTCAAGATGGTAGTTACCCCAAAGCTCTAGCTGGGAAAACAGGATCTACTCAACATCCACAGGTTCAGGGAGCCTATAGAGATGCGTGGTTTATAGGGTATAACCCAGAATATACGATATCAACCTGGATCGGTTATGACCAAGCGAATGAAGATAATTATTTAACCACTGGTAGCTCAGCACCGACGAGATTGTCAAAAGCAATACTTTCTAGTTTAGATGAAACGAAAGATTTCTCCTTATCTTTCGAACGGCCGGAAGGTGTTGAGGAACTGGAAGATCCCGTTCGATTACCTACTTTAACGAATTTTTCAGCTGATTTGTCGTTCGGAATTCTAGATGGACTATTCATAGAATTGACTTGGGACAGAGCGTCAGATGAGAGAATTGAATATCATATATACAAGAATTCTGGTGAAGAACCTACATATGTAGGAAAAACAACAGGTAAAGGCAGATATAAAGTGCAAACCCTTGGCTTCATGAATAACCCAACATTTTATGTAATACCAGTTAATCCATTAACTGGTCAGGAGGGCGAACCCTCTAATACAGATAGCGCCTATTAG
- the yhfH gene encoding protein YhfH, which translates to MITSPMQFFRNLPKKLCTSCKKPMEEQADCYTNRCEKCSPVI; encoded by the coding sequence ATGATTACTTCACCAATGCAATTCTTCAGAAATTTACCGAAAAAACTGTGTACATCCTGTAAAAAACCTATGGAGGAGCAGGCAGACTGCTACACTAACCGCTGCGAAAAATGTTCACCTGTCATATAA
- the hemH gene encoding ferrochelatase, with product MAKKTVGLLVMAYGTPYKEEDLERYYTHIRRGNPPTDEMLEDLRSRYEAIGGISPLAKITRQQAQALTGTLNRVQEDVEFKLYIGLKHIDPFIEDAIEEMNKDGIDEAYSIVLAPHYSTFSIKSYNGRAQEEADKYGINLSSVESWYNEPGFINYWSEQINKVYGSMTEQERENAALIVSAHSLPEKIIQNGDPYPEQLKETADLIAKETGIQDYHIGWQSEGNTPDPWLGPDVQDLTKDLHEEKGYTTFVYAPVGFVSDHLEVLYDNDYECKVVCDEINASYYRPEMPNIHPKFVATLAKVVLDKMRG from the coding sequence ATGGCAAAGAAAACGGTAGGACTACTAGTTATGGCTTATGGAACGCCATACAAAGAAGAAGACTTAGAACGATACTATACTCACATTCGCAGAGGAAACCCTCCAACAGACGAAATGTTAGAAGACTTAAGAAGTCGCTATGAAGCAATCGGAGGAATTTCACCACTTGCTAAAATTACAAGGCAGCAAGCTCAAGCATTAACTGGAACGTTGAACCGAGTTCAAGAGGATGTAGAATTCAAACTTTACATCGGATTGAAGCACATCGATCCATTTATTGAAGATGCTATTGAAGAAATGAACAAAGATGGAATAGATGAAGCTTATAGCATCGTGCTAGCTCCACACTATTCTACCTTTAGTATTAAGTCTTACAATGGAAGAGCTCAAGAAGAAGCTGATAAATATGGCATCAATCTATCTTCAGTAGAGAGTTGGTACAATGAGCCAGGATTCATCAATTACTGGAGTGAGCAAATAAATAAAGTGTATGGTTCAATGACTGAACAAGAGCGTGAAAACGCTGCATTGATTGTTTCTGCACACAGTCTCCCTGAAAAAATCATTCAAAACGGAGACCCTTACCCAGAGCAATTGAAAGAAACAGCAGACCTGATTGCTAAAGAAACTGGCATTCAAGATTATCATATCGGCTGGCAAAGTGAAGGTAACACCCCAGACCCTTGGTTGGGCCCTGACGTGCAAGACTTGACGAAAGATTTACATGAAGAAAAAGGCTACACGACTTTTGTATATGCACCAGTTGGGTTTGTTTCTGACCATTTAGAAGTCCTATATGACAACGATTACGAATGTAAAGTTGTGTGTGATGAAATCAATGCATCTTATTATCGTCCAGAGATGCCGAATATTCACCCGAAATTTGTGGCGACATTAGCTAAAGTCGTTTTGGACAAAATGAGAGGTTAG
- a CDS encoding 3-hydroxyacyl-CoA dehydrogenase: MNVTDKVAIVTGGASGLGEATARHLVAKGAKVVIADVQVQKGKELTDDLGQEKAVFAHTDVTEEESVLQAIKIAVDKWGELHLAVNCAGIGAAEKTVSSKGVHDLETFQKVIHVNLIGTFNVIRLAAKQISDNDADENRERGIIINTASIAAYDGQIGQAAYSASKGGIVGMTLPIARDLSKLGIRVMTIAPGSFDTPILSSLPEKARSALGEMTPFPPRLGKPEEYARLVESIIDNPMLNGEVIRLDGAIRMPPK; encoded by the coding sequence ATGAACGTAACAGATAAGGTTGCCATTGTAACGGGAGGGGCTTCTGGGTTAGGAGAAGCTACTGCCCGTCACTTGGTTGCTAAGGGTGCAAAAGTCGTAATTGCCGACGTACAAGTACAGAAAGGAAAAGAGCTTACAGACGATCTAGGGCAGGAAAAAGCTGTCTTTGCACACACAGATGTGACGGAGGAAGAAAGTGTCTTACAAGCTATTAAAATAGCAGTGGACAAATGGGGCGAACTCCACTTGGCTGTTAACTGTGCCGGTATAGGTGCAGCCGAGAAAACAGTGAGTAGCAAAGGAGTACATGACTTAGAAACTTTCCAAAAAGTAATCCATGTCAATCTTATTGGAACATTCAATGTCATTCGCTTGGCTGCTAAGCAGATAAGTGATAATGACGCTGATGAGAATCGTGAGCGTGGAATAATCATAAATACAGCTTCTATTGCGGCATATGACGGGCAAATAGGTCAAGCAGCATATAGTGCATCAAAAGGCGGAATCGTGGGAATGACCTTACCAATCGCGCGGGACCTTTCTAAACTAGGAATTCGAGTCATGACGATAGCGCCGGGATCTTTTGATACACCTATTCTTTCTTCATTACCTGAAAAAGCTAGAAGTGCTCTTGGTGAAATGACACCTTTCCCTCCACGGTTAGGAAAGCCAGAAGAATATGCTCGTCTTGTTGAGAGTATTATAGATAATCCGATGTTGAACGGTGAAGTGATCCGTCTGGACGGAGCTATTCGAATGCCTCCGAAATAA
- a CDS encoding lipoate--protein ligase: MLYFIDNEGITDPFVNLAIEEYALKHLNIDDDQQYLLFYVNGPSIIIGKNQNTIEEINTDYVEKNNIKVVRRLSGGGAVYHDLGNLNFSFLAKDEGNSFSNFAKFTKPVTDALQRLGVNAELSGRNDITADGRKISGNAQFTTKGRMFSHGTLMFDSEVENVVSSLKVKSEKIRSKGIKSIRSRVANISEFLEEPMPMDEFKKILLKYIFDVTDVKDVPQYKLTEEDWNKINEISKERYQRWDWNYGRSPSFNIQHTKRIEGVGSYDFRLDVKKGVIENCTIYGDFFGIGEVDTVENQLKGVKYDPKAIREAVSDLDLQHYLGKIEEDDFISLVY, translated from the coding sequence ATGCTCTATTTTATCGATAATGAAGGTATTACAGATCCATTCGTCAACTTAGCGATTGAAGAGTATGCGCTTAAGCATTTGAATATTGACGATGACCAGCAATATCTTTTGTTTTACGTGAACGGTCCATCAATCATCATTGGGAAAAACCAGAACACCATTGAGGAGATCAATACGGATTATGTAGAAAAGAACAACATTAAAGTCGTTCGCCGTCTCTCAGGTGGTGGGGCTGTTTATCATGATTTAGGTAACCTGAACTTCAGTTTCTTAGCAAAAGATGAAGGAAACAGTTTCAGTAACTTCGCTAAATTCACAAAACCCGTGACGGATGCATTGCAACGTCTTGGAGTTAACGCTGAGCTTTCTGGAAGAAACGATATCACAGCAGATGGGCGTAAAATTTCTGGGAATGCGCAATTCACGACTAAAGGACGTATGTTCAGTCATGGTACTCTAATGTTCGATTCAGAGGTAGAGAACGTCGTTTCTTCATTAAAAGTCAAATCTGAAAAAATTCGTTCTAAAGGAATCAAGTCGATTCGGAGTCGTGTGGCTAATATCTCCGAATTTTTAGAAGAGCCAATGCCAATGGACGAGTTCAAAAAAATATTATTGAAATACATTTTCGATGTGACTGATGTCAAAGATGTACCACAATATAAATTGACCGAGGAAGATTGGAATAAAATTAATGAGATTTCAAAAGAACGTTATCAAAGATGGGATTGGAATTACGGACGTTCGCCATCGTTTAACATCCAACATACGAAGCGTATTGAAGGTGTGGGGTCATACGACTTCCGTCTGGATGTGAAAAAAGGTGTCATCGAAAATTGTACGATTTACGGTGATTTCTTCGGAATTGGTGAAGTAGATACTGTTGAAAATCAGCTGAAAGGGGTCAAATATGATCCTAAAGCCATTCGAGAAGCAGTTTCAGACCTTGATTTACAGCATTACCTCGGCAAGATTGAAGAAGATGATTTCATATCGCTAGTTTACTAG
- a CDS encoding HD-GYP domain-containing protein, with protein sequence MRLVSITDLRAGMVVAKSTYMQDGRLLLGEDVELSDRLIEKVKNSSLGSVYIKDDRVEDFVINENIPEPLKRQAANALENSFRPMKTKKDNSQLVHLEMKPIENVLDELLDEVRGLDGLLELIANTYHYDLYVFSHSVNVALYSLMVGKEIKLTPKKLKRLGMSALLHDIGKMMAPVDILNKPGALTDEEYETIKKHAQNGYDILSQQMVFSPDVLRGVAEHHERLDGSGYPKGLTEDEIHLFGKIIAIADVYDAMTSHRVYRDPMLPQDVLEFLLAGATKLFDPELVKAFNRSVAIYPKGVTVQLSTGEVGVVIENHYNFPLRPKVLVIENASHVSLDQPKVCDLVEREHLTTFIVGCESMGMKSKESLAK encoded by the coding sequence ATGCGACTAGTTAGTATAACTGATTTGAGAGCTGGCATGGTAGTAGCAAAATCAACTTACATGCAAGATGGCCGTCTTTTACTCGGGGAAGATGTTGAACTAAGTGACCGTTTGATCGAGAAGGTTAAAAACTCGAGCCTTGGAAGTGTTTATATCAAAGATGATCGTGTAGAAGACTTTGTTATAAACGAGAATATTCCAGAACCACTGAAAAGGCAGGCTGCAAATGCGTTAGAAAATTCTTTTAGACCCATGAAAACTAAAAAAGATAACAGTCAACTGGTGCATCTGGAAATGAAACCAATCGAGAATGTGTTGGACGAATTGCTGGATGAAGTGAGAGGGTTAGATGGATTACTAGAACTCATAGCTAACACTTATCACTATGACTTATACGTATTTTCACATTCAGTAAATGTAGCCTTATATTCACTGATGGTAGGAAAAGAAATTAAATTGACTCCAAAGAAGTTGAAGCGACTGGGAATGAGTGCACTACTTCATGATATCGGAAAGATGATGGCTCCAGTAGATATTTTGAACAAGCCTGGTGCTTTGACGGACGAAGAGTATGAAACCATCAAGAAGCATGCCCAAAATGGTTATGATATTCTAAGTCAACAAATGGTCTTTTCACCAGATGTTTTAAGAGGCGTAGCTGAACACCATGAGCGATTAGATGGTTCTGGTTATCCGAAAGGTTTGACGGAAGATGAAATCCACTTGTTTGGAAAGATCATCGCAATTGCGGATGTATATGACGCTATGACTTCTCATCGTGTTTATCGGGATCCGATGTTGCCACAGGATGTTTTGGAGTTTTTACTAGCAGGTGCAACAAAATTGTTTGATCCTGAACTGGTCAAAGCTTTCAACCGTTCTGTAGCCATCTACCCGAAAGGTGTAACCGTTCAATTGTCTACGGGGGAAGTAGGAGTAGTAATCGAAAATCATTACAATTTCCCGTTACGACCTAAAGTGTTGGTTATCGAAAATGCTTCACACGTCTCATTAGATCAGCCAAAAGTTTGTGATTTAGTGGAGAGGGAGCACCTGACGACTTTCATCGTAGGCTGTGAATCTATGGGTATGAAAAGCAAGGAATCTCTAGCAAAATAA
- a CDS encoding MBL fold metallo-hydrolase, which produces MKITTIGFWGAYPGQDSATSCYLIEQDNFRLVIDLGSGALSKLQKYTDIPSINAVVISHFHNDHIADVGAFQYACFVQQQLGNLSRSVPIYAGKDEAENFASLNHEATEAVPIPKNQAFTVGPFKIETTMTEHPRPCYALKISNQDRTIVYTADTAYFDELVDFSREANLLIAECSFYKGMDGSGPGHMTSEECGTLASSANVGSMWLTHLPHFGDHQQLLQEAKEVYTGLVKLTSEGQTWES; this is translated from the coding sequence TTGAAAATTACGACAATTGGTTTTTGGGGTGCATACCCGGGGCAAGATAGTGCAACTTCTTGCTATTTAATCGAACAGGATAATTTTCGGCTAGTCATCGACTTGGGAAGTGGGGCTTTATCTAAGCTTCAGAAATATACAGATATACCTTCAATTAATGCTGTAGTCATTTCTCATTTTCATAATGACCATATAGCGGATGTAGGTGCTTTTCAGTATGCTTGTTTCGTCCAACAGCAACTTGGAAACCTGTCTCGATCTGTACCAATTTATGCGGGAAAAGATGAAGCGGAGAATTTTGCAAGCTTGAATCATGAAGCAACTGAAGCAGTCCCTATTCCTAAAAATCAGGCTTTTACAGTCGGGCCATTCAAAATTGAAACGACGATGACGGAACACCCAAGACCATGTTATGCTTTGAAGATTTCCAATCAAGATCGGACAATCGTTTATACTGCCGATACTGCTTATTTTGACGAGCTTGTTGACTTTTCTCGAGAAGCCAATTTGTTAATTGCAGAGTGTAGTTTTTATAAAGGAATGGATGGATCCGGCCCAGGTCACATGACAAGTGAAGAATGTGGAACTTTAGCAAGTTCGGCGAATGTTGGGTCCATGTGGCTCACTCATTTACCTCATTTCGGAGATCATCAACAACTACTACAGGAAGCCAAAGAAGTATATACTGGCCTAGTGAAGCTTACCTCAGAAGGGCAGACATGGGAAAGTTAA